A single window of Mycolicibacterium madagascariense DNA harbors:
- a CDS encoding putative quinol monooxygenase, translating to MSVTVLLELKFKPEAVAQARAVFTRELVKTRAHDGCLQLDVLVDEDDDTHWLIYEVWDTVEHDEAYRAFRAGDGQITDLPPLLAAPPVKTRYVTSDI from the coding sequence ATGTCCGTCACCGTGTTGCTCGAGCTGAAGTTCAAGCCGGAAGCGGTCGCGCAGGCGCGCGCCGTCTTCACCAGGGAGTTGGTCAAGACGCGCGCCCACGACGGCTGCCTGCAGCTCGACGTGCTGGTCGACGAGGACGACGACACCCACTGGCTCATCTACGAGGTGTGGGACACCGTCGAGCACGACGAGGCCTACCGGGCGTTCCGCGCCGGCGACGGCCAGATCACCGACCTGCCGCCGCTGCTCGCCGCACCTCCCGTCAAGACCAGGTACGTGACCAGCGACATCTGA
- a CDS encoding SDR family NAD(P)-dependent oxidoreductase, giving the protein MALMDLFRLDGKVVIVTGASSGLGVAFAQACAEAGADVVLAARRVEKLGDTAGLVTAAGGRALTVRTDVVDPEQCQAMVDAAIEEFGRVDVLVNNAGIGTAVPATRETPEEFRAVVDINLHGSYWAAQACAKVMAPGSSIVNISSILGLTTAGLPQAAYSASKAAIVGLTRDLAQQWGSRKGIRVNAIAPGFFKSEMTDQYQPGYLESLSGRFVLPRMGDPTELAATLVWLASPAAGYVTGQTIAVDGGVTIT; this is encoded by the coding sequence ATGGCCCTGATGGATCTGTTCCGCCTCGACGGCAAGGTCGTCATCGTCACCGGGGCGTCGTCCGGTCTGGGCGTGGCGTTCGCCCAAGCCTGCGCCGAGGCCGGGGCCGACGTCGTGCTGGCCGCCCGCCGCGTCGAAAAGCTCGGTGACACAGCCGGATTGGTGACCGCGGCGGGCGGCCGGGCGCTGACGGTCCGCACCGACGTGGTCGACCCCGAGCAGTGTCAGGCCATGGTGGACGCGGCGATCGAGGAGTTCGGCAGGGTCGACGTCCTGGTCAACAACGCCGGCATCGGCACCGCGGTCCCCGCGACACGCGAGACGCCCGAGGAGTTCCGGGCCGTCGTCGACATCAACCTGCACGGCTCCTACTGGGCGGCGCAGGCGTGCGCGAAGGTGATGGCGCCGGGCAGTTCGATCGTCAACATCTCCAGCATCCTCGGCCTGACGACGGCCGGCCTGCCGCAGGCGGCCTACAGCGCCAGCAAGGCGGCGATCGTCGGATTGACCCGAGATCTCGCCCAGCAGTGGGGGTCCCGCAAGGGCATCCGCGTCAACGCGATCGCACCGGGCTTCTTCAAGTCCGAGATGACCGACCAGTATCAGCCCGGATACCTCGAATCGCTGAGCGGCCGGTTCGTGCTGCCGCGGATGGGCGATCCCACCGAACTCGCCGCCACCCTGGTCTGGCTGGCCTCCCCCGCCGCGGGCTACGTCACGGGCCAGACCATTGCCGTCGACGGCGGGGTCACCATCACCTAG
- a CDS encoding amidohydrolase family protein, which translates to MAAETLVDVHAHYLTDHYVAAATAAGVVHPDGMPGWPSWSVDDHLALMEETRTGTAILSISSPGVHFGDDDAATELARHVNEFAATVVAEHGDRFGFFASIPLPCVPAAVDEAVHAMDRLGARGVVLMSNARGAYLGDPGLDPLWEELNRRHAIVFEHPTSPPGVDAVALGRPRPMLEFMFETTRTVTDLMFAGVPERYPDIDFVIPHCGATLPVVADRIELFRSLLPGSHGRPASTLTTRQQLQRLWFDLAGTPFPAAAAALVDVVGTDRLLYGSDYCWTPAVMAAQQAAALDGQEIDWRALVSANAARLLG; encoded by the coding sequence ATGGCTGCCGAGACCCTCGTCGACGTACACGCCCACTATCTGACCGACCACTACGTCGCGGCGGCCACGGCTGCCGGCGTCGTGCATCCCGACGGCATGCCCGGCTGGCCCAGCTGGTCGGTCGACGACCACCTCGCGCTGATGGAGGAGACGCGCACCGGCACGGCGATCCTGTCGATCTCCTCGCCCGGCGTGCACTTCGGCGACGACGACGCGGCGACCGAATTGGCGCGCCACGTCAACGAATTCGCGGCGACCGTGGTCGCGGAGCACGGTGACCGCTTCGGGTTCTTCGCCTCGATCCCGCTGCCGTGCGTCCCCGCCGCCGTCGACGAGGCCGTCCACGCGATGGACCGACTCGGGGCCCGCGGCGTGGTCCTGATGAGCAACGCCCGCGGCGCGTACCTCGGCGACCCCGGCCTCGATCCACTGTGGGAGGAGTTGAATCGGCGCCACGCCATCGTCTTCGAACACCCGACGTCGCCACCGGGCGTCGACGCGGTGGCCCTCGGCAGGCCGCGGCCGATGCTGGAGTTCATGTTCGAGACCACCAGGACGGTGACCGACCTGATGTTCGCGGGCGTCCCCGAGCGCTACCCGGACATCGACTTCGTCATTCCGCACTGCGGGGCGACGCTGCCGGTCGTGGCCGACCGCATCGAACTCTTCCGCAGTCTGCTCCCCGGTTCCCACGGGCGGCCCGCGTCGACGCTTACGACACGTCAACAGCTGCAACGTCTTTGGTTCGACCTGGCGGGCACGCCGTTCCCGGCGGCCGCCGCGGCACTGGTCGACGTCGTCGGCACCGACCGATTGCTCTACGGCAGCGACTACTGCTGGACGCCCGCGGTGATGGCGGCCCAGCAGGCCGCCGCGCTGGACGGGCAGGAGATCGACTGGCGAGCCCTCGTGTCGGCCAACGCTGCCCGCCTGCTCGGGTAG
- a CDS encoding EamA family transporter, whose translation MTPPVPSRHGPPVGPALLVLAAAASQEIGAAFAVGLFAALGPAGATLARTGVAGVVLCVAVRPRVRGLGRRAWGAALALAAALMVMNLCFYEAISRIPLGIAVTIEVLGPLLLSVALSRRWTGWAWAVLAFAGIAALGVTPTQVGHLDGAGVAFAAAAAVGWACYIVATSRAVRVFPRLDALAIATFVGALLLAPIAAGSLATSVVAHWHVGALAVGVGLLSSVIPYSLELWSLRTLAPGTFAVLTCLSPVVAVLAGWLILRQRLTVLDCIAIALVTTASVGAVRSAAQFPP comes from the coding sequence GTGACTCCTCCGGTGCCCTCCCGGCACGGGCCGCCCGTCGGTCCCGCCCTGCTGGTGCTGGCCGCCGCGGCGTCGCAGGAGATCGGCGCGGCGTTCGCCGTCGGGCTGTTCGCCGCGCTGGGCCCCGCCGGTGCGACACTGGCGCGGACCGGTGTCGCCGGGGTGGTGCTGTGCGTGGCCGTTCGGCCGCGCGTCCGCGGCCTCGGTCGTCGCGCCTGGGGGGCCGCGCTGGCGTTGGCCGCCGCCCTGATGGTCATGAATCTCTGCTTCTACGAGGCGATCTCACGCATCCCACTCGGAATCGCGGTGACCATCGAGGTGCTTGGACCGCTGCTGCTGTCCGTCGCGCTGAGCCGCCGGTGGACGGGGTGGGCGTGGGCGGTGCTCGCCTTCGCCGGCATCGCCGCCCTCGGCGTCACGCCCACCCAGGTCGGTCATCTCGACGGCGCCGGGGTCGCCTTCGCCGCGGCGGCCGCGGTCGGCTGGGCCTGCTACATCGTGGCGACGTCGCGCGCGGTGCGGGTGTTCCCCCGGCTGGACGCGCTCGCGATCGCCACGTTCGTCGGTGCGCTACTCCTCGCGCCGATCGCGGCGGGCTCACTTGCGACGTCCGTGGTCGCGCACTGGCACGTGGGCGCGCTGGCCGTCGGCGTCGGGCTCCTGAGCTCGGTCATCCCCTACTCGCTGGAACTGTGGTCGCTGCGCACGCTGGCACCCGGCACGTTCGCGGTGCTGACCTGCCTGTCCCCCGTCGTCGCCGTGCTCGCGGGGTGGCTGATCCTTCGGCAGCGCCTCACGGTCCTGGACTGCATCGCCATCGCCCTGGTCACGACGGCCAGCGTCGGTGCCGTCCGCTCGGCGGCGCAGTTCCCTCCCTAG
- a CDS encoding Crp/Fnr family transcriptional regulator, translating into MRPVADPGDVADVLARSGIVQGVEPDAIVALSAQLKPIDFPKGHTIFVEGEPGDRLFIIVSGKVKIVRSAADGRENLLTVMGPSDMFGELAIFDPGPRTSSVTTITQVRAVSMDREALRSWIAGRPEIAEQLLRVLARRLRRTNDNLGDLIFTDVPGRVAKQLLQLVQRFGAQEGNALRVTHDLTQEEIAQLVGASRETVNKALADFSQRGWIRVEGKSVIILEPERLARRAR; encoded by the coding sequence GTGAGACCGGTCGCCGATCCCGGGGACGTCGCCGACGTCCTGGCCCGGTCCGGCATCGTGCAGGGCGTCGAGCCCGACGCGATCGTCGCCCTCAGTGCCCAGTTGAAGCCCATCGACTTCCCCAAGGGCCACACGATCTTCGTCGAGGGCGAGCCCGGTGACCGGCTGTTCATCATCGTGTCGGGCAAGGTCAAGATCGTGCGCAGCGCGGCCGACGGCCGGGAGAACCTGCTGACGGTGATGGGACCGTCGGACATGTTCGGGGAGCTGGCGATCTTCGATCCCGGCCCGCGCACGTCCAGTGTCACCACCATCACCCAGGTCCGTGCGGTGTCGATGGACCGGGAGGCTCTGCGCTCCTGGATCGCCGGGCGGCCCGAGATCGCCGAGCAATTGCTGCGGGTGCTCGCCCGCCGCCTGCGACGCACGAACGACAACCTGGGTGACCTCATCTTCACCGACGTGCCCGGCCGCGTCGCGAAGCAACTGTTGCAGCTGGTCCAGCGGTTTGGCGCGCAGGAGGGCAACGCCCTGAGGGTGACCCACGACCTGACGCAGGAGGAGATCGCGCAGCTGGTCGGCGCGTCCCGGGAGACGGTCAACAAGGCGCTCGCCGACTTCAGCCAGCGCGGGTGGATTCGCGTCGAGGGCAAGAGCGTGATCATCCTCGAACCGGAGCGTCTCGCCAGGCGCGCCCGCTGA
- a CDS encoding alpha/beta fold hydrolase produces MNDLKYLDLHGDRVAYRDEGSGEVLLLIHGMAGSSDAWRELIPRLAKSYRVVAPDLLGHGQSTKPRGDYSLGAFAVWLRDLLDELGIAQATIVGHSLGGGVAMQFIYQHPDYCERVILISSGGLGNDVGWILRLLSAPGAEFVLPIIAPTPVLKAGNKIGSWFTSMGMRNPRASEIWRAYSSFSDKPSRDAFLRTLRSVVDYRGQAVSALNRLHVRSELPTLAIWGEDDEIIPVEHGYAAQHARPGSRLEVLPGVGHFAHVEAPTEVADIIDDFMKTTRDGGGVDIATLFTPVTDDDTP; encoded by the coding sequence ATGAACGACCTGAAATATCTCGACCTGCACGGCGACCGCGTCGCCTACCGCGACGAGGGCTCCGGTGAGGTCCTGCTCCTGATCCACGGCATGGCGGGCAGCTCGGACGCCTGGCGGGAGCTGATCCCTCGGCTGGCGAAGTCCTACCGGGTGGTGGCGCCCGATCTGCTCGGCCACGGCCAGTCGACGAAGCCGCGCGGGGACTACTCCCTCGGCGCGTTCGCGGTGTGGCTGCGCGATCTGCTCGACGAGTTGGGCATCGCGCAGGCCACGATCGTCGGCCATTCGCTCGGCGGCGGTGTGGCGATGCAGTTCATCTATCAGCACCCCGACTACTGCGAACGGGTCATCCTCATCAGCAGCGGCGGCCTCGGCAACGACGTCGGCTGGATCCTGCGGCTGCTGTCGGCGCCCGGTGCGGAGTTCGTGCTGCCGATCATCGCCCCGACCCCGGTTCTCAAGGCGGGCAACAAGATTGGGTCCTGGTTCACGTCGATGGGCATGCGCAATCCCCGGGCCAGCGAGATTTGGCGCGCCTATTCGTCGTTCTCGGACAAGCCGTCGCGTGACGCGTTCCTGCGCACCCTGCGCTCGGTGGTGGACTACCGCGGCCAGGCCGTCAGCGCGCTGAACCGTCTGCACGTGCGCTCCGAGCTCCCGACGCTCGCCATCTGGGGCGAGGACGACGAGATCATCCCGGTCGAGCACGGATATGCCGCGCAGCACGCCCGGCCCGGCAGCCGGCTGGAGGTGCTGCCCGGCGTCGGCCACTTCGCGCACGTGGAGGCGCCCACCGAGGTCGCCGACATCATCGACGACTTCATGAAGACGACGCGCGACGGCGGCGGCGTCGACATCGCGACGCTGTTCACCCCCGTCACGGACGACGACACGCCCTGA
- a CDS encoding ferredoxin reductase — protein sequence MALKLRDLTRWSAAPAKDVETATSPKLNLLRGLAARATTPLLPDDYLKLVNPLWSARELRGEVIDVRRETEDSATVTIKPGWGFSGDYRPGQYVGIGLRIDGRWHWRSYSLTSVPERDEKLISITVKATPEGFLSTHLVNGVKPGTIVRLASPKGDFALPDPPPAKLLLVTAGSGITPVMAMLRSMAQRGQTPDVVHIHSAPSAQDVIFHDELQTLNDGDTDYVLRLHLTDDRGHLDFETELDELVPDWRDRPTWACGPPAMLDAIEKVWTDAGVPEDRLHMERFVIARTDKGGEGGTVTFALSDKTVEADGATSLLEAGEQAGIQMPFGCRMGICQSCVLPLESGHVRDFRSGAEHGPGDRIQTCISAASGDCTLNV from the coding sequence ATGGCGCTGAAGCTGCGCGACCTCACCCGGTGGAGCGCCGCGCCGGCGAAGGACGTCGAGACGGCCACCAGTCCGAAGCTCAACCTGCTGCGCGGGCTGGCCGCCCGCGCCACGACACCGCTGCTGCCCGACGACTACCTCAAGTTGGTCAACCCGCTGTGGTCGGCGCGCGAACTCCGTGGCGAGGTCATCGACGTGCGGCGGGAGACCGAGGACTCCGCGACCGTCACCATCAAACCCGGTTGGGGCTTCTCCGGGGACTACCGCCCGGGCCAGTACGTGGGCATCGGGCTGCGGATCGACGGCCGGTGGCACTGGCGGTCGTATTCGCTGACGTCGGTCCCGGAGCGCGACGAGAAGCTGATCTCGATCACGGTCAAGGCCACCCCGGAGGGCTTCCTCTCGACCCACCTCGTCAACGGCGTGAAACCCGGAACGATCGTTCGCTTGGCCTCGCCGAAGGGTGACTTCGCCCTCCCCGATCCGCCGCCGGCCAAACTGCTCCTGGTGACCGCGGGCAGCGGCATCACCCCCGTGATGGCGATGCTGCGCTCCATGGCCCAGCGCGGCCAGACACCCGACGTGGTGCACATCCACTCCGCCCCGTCGGCGCAGGACGTGATCTTCCACGACGAGCTGCAGACGCTGAACGACGGCGACACCGACTACGTCCTGCGGCTGCACCTCACCGATGACCGGGGCCATCTCGACTTCGAGACCGAGCTGGACGAGCTGGTGCCCGACTGGCGGGACCGCCCGACGTGGGCGTGCGGACCACCCGCCATGCTCGACGCGATCGAGAAGGTCTGGACCGACGCAGGCGTCCCCGAGGATCGACTGCACATGGAGCGCTTCGTCATCGCCAGAACCGACAAGGGCGGTGAGGGAGGCACCGTCACGTTCGCGCTGTCGGACAAGACGGTCGAGGCCGACGGCGCCACGTCACTGCTCGAGGCCGGTGAGCAGGCCGGCATTCAGATGCCGTTCGGCTGCCGGATGGGAATCTGCCAAAGTTGCGTGCTGCCACTGGAATCGGGCCACGTTCGCGACTTCCGGTCCGGTGCCGAACACGGCCCGGGCGACCGCATCCAGACCTGCATCTCCGCCGCATCCGGCGACTGCACCCTCAACGTCTAG
- a CDS encoding NAD(P)/FAD-dependent oxidoreductase gives MSEVSVVVVGGGPSGLTAAAALAPIVDGRVLVLEREAQTGGIPRHSDHLGYGLRDLHRFVSGPAYARRLTDAARDAGAELETGAMVTGWCGERALEVTSPRGRRVVTADAVVLATGARERPRTARLIPGDRPDGIYTTGQLQNLVHLHHADVGTRAVVVGGELVSWSAVLTLREAHCATVAMVTGQPRSESYAAFRIPGRALLRGPVLTRHRVVRIDGKRRVRSVLVEHLDTGARTSIDCDTVITTGDWIPDHELARTAGLAMDPATRGPLVDAALRTSSPGVFAVGNLLHPVDTADCAALDGSHVAPRVHDWLAGKSFGHSAIRITTTAPLRWVTPQLVAADGGVAPRGNLLFWVDEYHRAPRLRATQDGRVIGRTRTPWPAAPGRIYRAPWTLVADADPSGGDVVVELEV, from the coding sequence GTGAGCGAGGTCAGTGTCGTCGTCGTGGGCGGCGGTCCGTCCGGGCTGACGGCGGCCGCCGCGTTGGCGCCGATCGTCGACGGCCGGGTGCTGGTCCTCGAACGCGAAGCGCAGACCGGCGGAATCCCCAGGCACAGCGACCATCTCGGCTACGGGCTGCGCGATCTGCACCGCTTCGTCTCGGGCCCCGCGTATGCGCGCCGGCTGACCGACGCCGCCCGGGACGCGGGTGCGGAGTTGGAGACCGGGGCCATGGTCACCGGCTGGTGCGGGGAGCGCGCCCTGGAGGTCACGTCACCGCGTGGGCGTCGGGTGGTGACGGCCGACGCCGTCGTGCTGGCCACCGGCGCGCGGGAGCGACCGCGGACCGCCCGGCTGATTCCCGGTGACCGCCCCGACGGGATCTACACCACCGGGCAGCTGCAGAACCTCGTCCATCTGCACCACGCGGACGTCGGCACGCGGGCCGTCGTCGTCGGTGGCGAACTGGTCAGCTGGTCGGCGGTGCTGACCCTGCGCGAGGCGCACTGCGCGACCGTCGCGATGGTCACCGGGCAGCCGCGCTCGGAGTCCTACGCCGCCTTTCGGATTCCCGGCCGGGCGCTGTTGCGCGGGCCGGTGCTGACCCGTCACCGCGTGGTGCGCATCGACGGCAAGCGCCGGGTGCGGTCGGTACTCGTCGAGCATCTCGACACGGGCGCCCGGACGTCGATCGACTGTGACACCGTCATCACCACGGGCGACTGGATCCCCGACCACGAGCTGGCGCGGACCGCCGGCCTCGCCATGGACCCGGCGACCCGGGGACCGCTCGTCGATGCCGCTCTGCGGACGAGCAGCCCGGGGGTCTTCGCGGTCGGCAATCTGCTGCACCCGGTCGACACCGCCGACTGCGCCGCCCTGGACGGCAGCCACGTCGCCCCGCGGGTGCACGACTGGCTGGCGGGAAAGTCATTCGGCCACAGCGCAATTCGGATCACGACCACGGCGCCGCTGCGGTGGGTGACCCCGCAGCTCGTCGCGGCGGACGGGGGCGTGGCGCCGCGGGGCAACCTGCTCTTCTGGGTCGACGAGTACCACCGTGCGCCGCGGCTACGCGCCACCCAGGACGGCCGCGTCATCGGCCGCACGCGCACGCCGTGGCCCGCCGCGCCGGGCCGGATCTACCGGGCGCCGTGGACCCTGGTGGCCGACGCGGATCCGTCGGGTGGCGACGTCGTCGTCGAACTCGAGGTCTGA
- a CDS encoding GlsB/YeaQ/YmgE family stress response membrane protein, translated as MLGLIIGIVVVGLIAGALARLIIPGKQSMSILMTIVLGIVGSFVGGFLGYLIFHKDAAHGFLQPSGLIGSVIGAVIVLLIWTRVGNRNSTRMR; from the coding sequence ATGCTCGGACTCATCATCGGCATCGTCGTCGTCGGTCTCATCGCCGGAGCGCTCGCTCGTCTGATCATTCCAGGCAAGCAGAGCATGTCCATCCTGATGACCATCGTCCTCGGCATCGTCGGCTCGTTCGTCGGCGGCTTCCTCGGCTACCTCATCTTCCACAAGGACGCCGCCCACGGCTTCCTGCAGCCCTCCGGTCTCATCGGCTCGGTCATCGGCGCCGTCATCGTCCTGCTGATCTGGACCCGCGTCGGCAACCGCAACTCGACCCGCATGCGCTGA
- a CDS encoding fatty acid desaturase family protein produces MAITDIKEYAHLTPEDVEQLARELDDIRTDVEESRGERDARYIRRAIQLQRGLAAGGRVALFASHRRIPRVLGTGMLAAAKIIENMELGHNITHGQWDWMNDPEIHSTEWEWDTTSPTEHWKKSHNFIHHKYTNVVGLDDDIGYGIMRLTRDQRWEKWMIFNPVINLTLGTLFEWGVALHGVETTKYRKGDKSLAEVRKDLRIIGRKVGKQVGKDYVVFPALAGRNWKSTLKANAVANLIRNYWSYAVIFCGHFPDGAEKFTRDEFETETHAEWYLRQMLGSANFHAGPVMAFMSGNLCYQIEHHLFPDLPSNRYAEISERVRALCDKYDLPYTTGSLARQYSQSFWTIAKLALPDKLLKATSDDAPETNSELKFRIREGVCESFGVDPETGKRRGLRTALRELQTAGVATA; encoded by the coding sequence ATGGCCATCACCGACATCAAGGAATACGCCCATCTCACCCCCGAGGACGTCGAGCAGCTCGCTCGCGAACTCGACGACATCCGCACCGACGTCGAGGAGTCCCGCGGCGAACGGGACGCCCGCTACATCCGGCGGGCCATCCAGCTGCAGCGGGGCCTCGCCGCGGGCGGGCGGGTCGCGCTGTTCGCCAGTCACCGCAGGATCCCGCGGGTGCTCGGCACGGGAATGTTGGCTGCCGCCAAGATCATCGAGAACATGGAGCTGGGGCACAACATCACCCACGGTCAGTGGGACTGGATGAACGATCCGGAGATCCATTCCACGGAGTGGGAGTGGGACACCACCTCGCCGACCGAGCACTGGAAGAAGTCGCACAACTTCATCCATCACAAGTACACCAACGTCGTCGGCCTCGACGACGACATCGGTTACGGCATCATGCGTCTCACGCGCGATCAGCGCTGGGAGAAGTGGATGATCTTCAACCCCGTCATCAACCTGACGCTGGGCACGCTCTTCGAGTGGGGTGTCGCGCTGCACGGCGTGGAGACCACCAAGTACCGCAAGGGCGACAAGTCGCTGGCCGAGGTCCGCAAGGACCTCAGGATCATCGGGCGCAAGGTCGGCAAGCAGGTGGGCAAGGACTACGTGGTGTTCCCCGCGCTCGCCGGGCGCAACTGGAAGTCGACGCTGAAGGCCAACGCCGTCGCGAACCTGATCCGCAACTACTGGTCGTATGCGGTGATCTTCTGTGGGCACTTCCCCGACGGTGCCGAGAAGTTCACCCGCGACGAGTTCGAGACCGAGACGCACGCCGAGTGGTATCTGCGTCAGATGTTGGGCTCGGCCAACTTTCACGCCGGTCCGGTGATGGCGTTCATGAGCGGCAACCTCTGCTACCAGATCGAGCACCACCTGTTCCCCGACCTGCCGAGCAACCGGTACGCCGAGATCAGCGAGCGGGTGCGGGCGCTGTGCGACAAGTACGACCTGCCCTACACCACCGGCTCGCTGGCGCGGCAGTACTCGCAGTCGTTCTGGACGATCGCGAAGCTGGCACTGCCCGACAAGCTGCTCAAGGCGACGTCCGACGATGCGCCGGAGACCAACTCCGAGTTGAAGTTCCGCATCCGCGAGGGCGTATGCGAGAGCTTCGGCGTCGATCCGGAGACGGGCAAGCGCCGCGGTCTGCGAACCGCGCTGCGGGAACTGCAGACGGCGGGCGTCGCCACGGCGTAG
- a CDS encoding NtaA/DmoA family FMN-dependent monooxygenase (This protein belongs to a clade of FMN-dependent monooxygenases, within a broader family of flavin-dependent oxidoreductases, the luciferase-like monooxygenase (LMM) family, some of whose members use coenzyme F420 rather than FMN.) — MSQRPLHFNAFIWPNGYHESAWRVVDDPVENVLGLPYYADIARTAERGLLDSIFLADNIAIAEYRATHLPQTQFDPISVLSALAAVTDHIGLIGTGSTTYNQPWELARRFATLDHLSGGRAGWNIVTTVTPLAAANFGETSHPDHADRYARAQEFVDVATRVWDSWADDAVVGDRARGVWAERSRLRAPRFHGEFYDVDGVQPFPRSPQGRPVLVLAGQSSAGIRLAARYAEMAFSGPPSLEAAVAFRTDLHAQAAAFGRHPDEVLVLPALMVTLGGTEAEATAKARRLEDLASAEFRWQNALYTAGLDPDGFDPDAPLPARLWAEPSPSTRADQLYAAARARPEASLRDVARHVMGGAGQTHFVGTPEQLADHVIAWQDAGAVDGFTIMGSTLPYELTAFVDHVVPILQRRNRFRTEYVGSTLRDELGLSRPAAG, encoded by the coding sequence ATGAGCCAGCGGCCACTGCACTTCAACGCCTTCATCTGGCCCAACGGCTATCACGAATCGGCCTGGCGCGTCGTCGACGACCCGGTCGAGAACGTCCTCGGCCTGCCCTACTACGCCGACATCGCGAGGACCGCCGAGCGCGGCCTGCTGGACTCGATCTTCCTGGCCGACAACATCGCCATCGCCGAGTACCGGGCGACGCACCTGCCGCAGACCCAGTTCGACCCCATCTCGGTGTTGTCGGCGCTGGCCGCGGTCACCGACCACATCGGCCTGATCGGGACGGGATCCACGACGTACAACCAGCCGTGGGAATTGGCCCGTCGGTTTGCCACGCTAGATCACCTCAGCGGTGGCAGGGCAGGGTGGAACATCGTCACGACGGTGACGCCGCTGGCGGCGGCCAACTTCGGCGAGACCAGCCATCCCGACCACGCCGACCGCTACGCCAGAGCCCAGGAGTTCGTCGACGTCGCCACCCGCGTCTGGGACAGCTGGGCTGACGACGCCGTCGTCGGCGACCGCGCGAGGGGGGTGTGGGCGGAGCGCAGCAGGCTGCGGGCGCCCCGCTTCCACGGCGAGTTCTACGACGTCGACGGGGTGCAGCCGTTCCCCCGCTCACCCCAGGGGCGTCCGGTGCTGGTGCTGGCGGGGCAGTCGAGCGCGGGGATCCGGCTCGCCGCACGCTACGCCGAGATGGCGTTCTCCGGTCCGCCGTCGCTGGAGGCGGCGGTGGCCTTCCGGACCGACCTGCACGCCCAGGCCGCCGCATTCGGACGCCACCCCGACGAGGTGCTGGTGCTGCCCGCCCTGATGGTGACCCTGGGCGGCACCGAGGCCGAGGCCACGGCGAAGGCCCGTCGGTTGGAGGACCTCGCGAGCGCCGAATTCCGTTGGCAGAACGCGCTGTATACGGCCGGTCTGGACCCCGACGGGTTCGACCCCGACGCGCCGCTGCCCGCGCGCCTGTGGGCCGAGCCGTCGCCGTCGACGCGCGCCGATCAGCTCTACGCGGCCGCGCGGGCCCGCCCGGAGGCGTCGCTGCGCGACGTCGCCCGGCACGTGATGGGCGGGGCTGGGCAGACGCACTTCGTCGGGACGCCGGAGCAGCTGGCCGACCACGTCATCGCCTGGCAGGACGCCGGCGCCGTCGACGGATTCACGATCATGGGGTCGACGCTGCCCTACGAGCTGACGGCCTTCGTCGACCATGTCGTGCCGATACTGCAGCGCCGCAACCGCTTTCGCACCGAGTACGTCGGCTCCACGCTGCGTGATGAGCTCGGGCTGTCCCGGCCGGCCGCGGGGTGA